The genomic window AAGCGTAGTGTCCAACGTGGACCAGGCTGGGAAGAAGGGACAGCAAAGCTGGATCGACTAGTTCTCCATCAGCTGGACACCCCCAACCAGTTAGGGAGGCCCTCACAGCCTCCCTTGATAGCCCCAGAGAGAGAACAAAGAGTCCTTGGAGCTGGGAAGACCTAGGAACCTGAGTCTGACGTCCCAAGCTCAATCGACACAGCATTTGACCTGGATTTACAGAGCggccaagaagaaaacaaaaagaagctcAAGCCTACTGGTGGCCCCAGCAATGTGAACTAAAACCATGAAAGAGATAGCATTTTTTCACCCATGAGATTAGTGAGAAGCttttaaaaagcaacaacaaataaTGCTGGCACAGATGCAGGGCAATAGGCATGCTCATTACAATGGCACCGAAAAGTGCTACAAAACTTTTGGAAAACCATGTGGAAATTTCTGTTGTGTGTGAAATGTTAAATTCAAACGTCCTTTGTCCAGTGGTCCCACCCTGAGGAACCCAACCTACACAAAGCTCCCATATACAGGATGTTTTACTGTAGCTTTCTTTGAAGGGCAGAAACCATAATGGAAGTGAATTCCAATTCTAAGCCGACAACAAATGGCTGAACACATAGAACGCCACACAGCTGTGGAATGAAACAGCACTGGATCTCCCTCCACTGGCCTGGAGTGGGGCCCATGAGGGACTGCTCTGTGAGAACCGTGAGTGGCCAGGAACATGTGGATCAGGCTCCCATGGAAACCAGCCACAAATCCTCTGCACaggcaggggtgtgtgtgtgagggggcgGTGTGCGAAAGATGAAGACACACCCCAGACCATGCCACTTGGGTTTATTTTAGGGAGGGGGTGAAAGAGTAGGAAAATTATCACATACCTTTTTCTTCCTATATCAATGTTTTTCACTGCTTGCAGTAAACACGTGTGATACGAGTAATATCCGAAATGGAATTTAATAAAAAAGAGTACTTTTGCAAGTTCTACAGAGCCTACAAGAAGTCTAAATTTACAGCACAGACTTGAAAGGCTCCACAGCCTCCCCTCCTCCCAGCGTCCACGCTGACACAGGGTCACCCACCCACCCTGACCCAAGCAGACTCCCTACCACCACCACACCCAGCCTCGCAAGCCGGCTGGTCACTCATGGGTCTCAGGGGGTGCCCAGGTCTTGCTGGGTTCTGGGTCTTTGCTGGCACTCACAGGCCTACCTGGTAATGGCAGACAGCACTGTACAACATCTTCCTACCCAGCCCCTCCCTCAAAGTTGAGCACAAGCCTGGGGAAACTGGACAACATCCacagtgttatggactgaactgagtcccccaaaaatatgtgttataaattctaacctctatgctgtggttataatccaatttgagaatgggttgtctttgttatgttaatgagacaggattagtgtaagctgtgtcttaaatcaatctcttttgagatataagagattaaacaagcaagggaaggaagcagagatgggggaagacacatggcaagccacatgaagatcacctaggagctgaagctcagaagagacaagaccTTTCTCTAGACCTGAcacagatagaaagccttcccctagatccagtaccctgaatttggacttctagcctcctgaactgtgggaaaataaatttctgtttgttaaagccacctacttgtagtatctgttacagcagcactagataacttagacaAGCAGTCACCCTGGGCCACATGCTAACAACCACACAGCTAGCCCAAAGGACCTCGGCCCACAGGACAAGCCCTCAGATGTGGTGAAGACCACCAGGTGCCCACCCAGTCCCAGTGTTTCCCTTCTCCCTATACTGTGGGAGTGGAAAGGTGCCCAGAACATTTAGCCAGTTCTTAAGGGGCTAGCCCATGCCCTAGACCACCTTTCCCTGTTCCTACTACTTCCTCATACATGGAAGGCAGACGTGAGGGCAGGAGCCCAAGAAGTCATCCTGGCCCATAAGACAACCACAGGGGGCAAACCACAGGGGGCATACcacaggggagggggagggggtctGGAACCCTGCTGAAGTTGCAGCTCATCCAGTTTGGGGCTGCTCACCTCCGTGCCTTTTATATGTGAGAGAAATGAACTCTCTCCAGCAAACCATTCTCTGTCGATCCCAATTCTTTGAGAACACTCCCGCCCCTCGCCCGTTGTTTCTTCTAAAGCATTCTCTCCTCTAGGATGACAGCCTCACCTGGCTCCCCCAGGATCCTGGTGAGGTCCTCCACCAGGGAAGCTGCCTCCTTGCAGCTCTCGGGACACTGTGCCACCACCCAGGGCTGGACCTTCTCAGGCAGGACACCCAGGAACTGTTCCAGCACCAGCAGCTCCAGCATCTGCTCCTTGGTGTGGGTCTTGGGCCACAACCACTCCCGGCACAGCTCATGCAGCTGGGCCAGGGCCTTGTGGGGCCCTGTTGCCTCCTGGTAGACAAAATTCCGGAAGTGCAGGCAGGAAAACTCCAGGTTGGCTGGGGCCTGCTCTGGGAAGGGCTTGGGTTCCTCCAGGTCACTGGCTGCCAGGCCTGGTAGTTCCAGGAGAGTTCGGGAGCTCCTGGAGGTGGCAGACACCTTCTCCAAAGGTGGCATCTTTCCGAGCCTGCACTAGAAAATGCTATTGTgcctacaaaccaaggaacccAAGAAATACCAAGGACAACCAaccaccaccagaagctggaagagacaaggaaggattcttccctagagtctTCAGAGGAAGCATGGCCctgaaaacatcttttttttttaaataatttattttgttgttgttgaaaatatacacagaatgTATACCAATCCAACAACttctacacgtacagttcagCGACGTTGATTACACtcttgaagttgtgcaaccattctcgccctcctttttcgaattgttcctccccattaacatgaactcactgccctctaagtttcctagctgatctttcgagttgcttgtcaatttgatcccatgcagATCCCTGCCAACATCTGGATTTCAGATTTCTGGCCtaaagaactgtgaaagaataaatttctgttgtttcaagccacccaGTTTGCGGTAATTTATTACTGCAGCCCTGGAAAGCAAATACTAGTAAACCCATCCCCACAGCATATGACGTATGCAACATACCATGATATGTTTGGGTTTATACCAGACATATAAGGTTTGTTTAACAAAGAATATATTGTGGGGACCTCAGTTTAAAATACTATGGAGGAGCTAGGTATCTGGATTGTTCCTCCCATTAAAACAGCTAAAAATCTgtaataaaatgtttaatttttttaagtgaggAGTGGGCAGTCCACTCTGCAGATTGGTGGACACTGCCTCCTTCAATTTCTGGAAATGGCATAGACCTGGACTGCACAAAGATCTGTCCACAGAACCAGACAGGAGACATAAGGAGTGGGGTACAGTAGGGCACGAAGGCGACTGTGGCAAATGGGAGAGCTCAGGCCTCAGTCAAGTCTCGCCAGTAGATTCCTGACTAACAGGAGAGCAGACACATCATTCAAGAGAAACCAGAATTCAGGACATTTATGTGAAATCTCTTGTAATTATCGGCAAACACTGAGCAAGCCAAACAACACAACCCAGCTGCAGCTGACCTTGTGTCTATGATGTTCTCAACAGCTATAAACACACAGGGACATAGACTCAGAGCTGTGTCCAACTCCTCTCAGGGCCCACCTCGATCTGCACCTCTCACTTCGGAGCCGGAAAATCCACTGActcaggtgggagggagggaccCTAGACACCTTTCTGAGGAGGTACAAATAGGA from Loxodonta africana isolate mLoxAfr1 chromosome 11, mLoxAfr1.hap2, whole genome shotgun sequence includes these protein-coding regions:
- the LOC100672502 gene encoding zinc finger and SCAN domain-containing protein 18 isoform X4 — its product is MWPAAITPLQVSGGRTSLGVPRSRLGKMPPLEKVSATSRSSRTLLELPGLAASDLEEPKPFPEQAPANLEFSCLHFRNFVYQEATGPHKALAQLHELCREWLWPKTHTKEQMLELLVLEQFLGVLPEKVQPWVVAQCPESCKEAASLVEDLTRILGEPAWSTLDTTLPEQGSISEQKPEEAEPKKLKLFPNMPPAPGGVGLLGPHGGEPEELHKAAAERVSAFPA